The genomic segment CTGTCTTTTTAGTTTAGGAGTTACTTCGGGTAACTGATTGTTTTCAGATGCAATCTGAGTAGGCCAGATAGTATAAATAGCAGCACAAAGAATAACTAAAGGTAATCCTTTCTCTAGCCATTCAGTTGAAATGTAGTTCACTAATAATGTACCAAAGATTGCACCACAGAGAGTAGCAATAAAGGAGGCTTTCCAAAAGGTAGGATCAAACAGTTTCTTTTTAAAATAGGTTAAAGCAGCGGTTGATGATGCAAAAGTAGCAGCAAGCTTATTAGTGCCTAAAGCTATATGCGGTGGTAAACCAATTGATAGTAATGCGGGTACGGTTAGCATTCCACCTCCACCAGCAACAGCATCAATAAATCCAGCAATAAAGGCAACTAATCCCAAAACAATCAGGGTACTAGGCTCAAGAAATTCCATATAAGCTCTTATTTATTATTAGTATAGTTTAGGGCAACAGACCCTAGTATCGTAATGTATGACCGTTAATAGCCACACTTACTCTATCACTCTCTTAAAGGGAGGTAATGCATCTAAAAGCGCTTTACCATAACGTTTAGTTATAACGCGGCGATCAAGAAGCACAACTCTACCAGAATCTTCTTCTTTACGCAGTAATCGACCTACGGATTGAATTAACTTTTTACTCGCTTCAGGAATGCTTATCTGCATAAACGGATTACCGCCTCTACTTTCAATATATTCTGAGTGTGCTTCCTCTACAGGAGAGGTTGGAACACCAAATGGAATTTTGGTTATAATTAAATTAGTTAAGAGGTTACCCGGTAAATCTAACCCTTCAGAAAAGCTCCCTGTCCCAAATAAGATGCTGATTTTATTAGTTTCACAAAGTTTTTTATGTTTTTTTAGGATTTCTTGTCGAGACTCTTTTCCTTGGATGAGTAAACTCCACCCATGTTTTTTAGTAATCCCCTCTATGCCTTCAGCTACTTTATTCATTTGCCAATATGAGGAGAACAATACCAAGCTTGAGGCTTGATCTGCTAAATAGAAAGGAAGCTCTTCTATTAATAAGTCAGTAAAACCTGGAGCTGATGGTTCCATTGGTAACTTTGGAATAACCAACTGTGCATTTTCTTGATAATTAAATGGAGAAGCTAAAGATAGAAAACGAACGCCATCTTCAGGTTTCTCTGAAATCCCTGCTTGTCTACAAAAGAATGAGTAACTATTAAGTGCACGCATGGTGGCTGACACAATGACAGCACCTGCCGCTCGGCTCCATAAGTTTTGATCCAGTTGCCAACCAACTTCTAGTGGAGAGACATTAATTACAACGTCACCTTCTCTATCTTTGCTTTTTTCTAACCAACGAGCGAGTGGGGCACCTTTATCACTGTTTGGTTTTGCCATTAAGAACCAAACTTGTGCGAGATTTTCTAGTCGTTGTAGATAGAAGCCCATTTCAGCCAATGCAGGCTCTGCCATTCTTGGTGCTAATTCCCCATCTTTCATGCGTTCAGAGATTAAATCACTAATTTTTGCTAAGGCTTGGTTTGTTTTCGTTGAGATATCTTTTAAATCTTTTGATTGTTCGGCTAACCATGTTGGAATTTCCCCATGTTCAAAGCGATAGATGCCATCACTGTTAAAGAGGGTGGGATCGAATTGCTTGCTTAGTTGATTTAACGAAGGAATGAGCTCTTGTAAGTTATCATGTAACGTATTTTGAAAACGATTAACGCGTTTTTGATCTGCTAGATTACAAAATTTACTAACAGACTTATTTAGCGACTCCAACCAAGATGACGTTCCCTTTAAGCTTGCCGCTGCTGATGAATGTTCACGAGCGACATTCGGAAGATGATGAGCTTCATCAAAAATATAGATAGTTTGCTCTGGTTCAGAAAGAACGACACCACCACCAAGATCGATATCTGCCATAACAAGACTGTGATTTGCTATAACAACGTCGGCTTTATCAAGATGCTCACGGGCTTTTTGAAAAGCACAATCACGGTGCATAGGTAACCCGTTATGGCAACTGTATTTATCAGAAACAATACTCTGCCATATAGAAGAGGGAATAGTGGTAGGCCAACTGTCTATATCTCCATCCCATTTACCTTCGAATAATGCTTTATACATTCTTCTCAAAAGATCTAAATCTTTCTTTTTAGGTTTTTCAGTGAATAGGGCTGCTTGTTTATCTTCTTCATGGTTAGTTTCAACTAATAAAGCGAGTTTATGGTTACAGCAATAACGTTGTCGGCCTTTCGCAATAATAAAAGAAAAAGGTAATGGTGAGATACGACGATAAAATGGTAGGTCTTTATGCGCTAGCTGTTCTTGCAGTGCAACCGTTGCAGTCGAAATCACGACTTTTTTATTATTTAACTTAGCGAATGGGATGACACTAAGTAGATAAGCGAGTGATTTACCAATCCCAGTACCTGCCTCTGCAACAATCATGCGATGCGTATCACTATATTCTCCTGCTAGAGATTTAGTGATTTCTGCTACTAAATAGTTTTGTGCTCGGCGAGGAATAAAGCCGGGTAATTGATCTTGTAGTGTTTTATAGCTCTCTCGTATGCAATCAGTAACCGCTTTGTTCAGCATGATTTAACTCTAGTAATATAAGAAAATCCATTATAGCACGCTACCTTGAGTGTGATCTTCTGCAAAGAATGGATTCTTATGTAATTAAATCGGGATGTAGGTCACGAAAATAGAATGAACTAAGATGAAATATCTAAATGTTAATTTTTAGATGGAGTTAAAGTTCTGTATTGTTGTGATTTTAAGTCATTTATTCTTATTTATTGCTTTATAGATGGAATTAATAGATTGATATTCTTTTTTACTGCGAAATAATTCTTTACATATTGTTTCATTTCCATGTTCGAACCGTGTCTCATTTATGGTTATTTATGGTTAAGTCTTTGGTTTTGTTGGTTTTATGTTTTTTTATGAATCTTTTTGTTAGCCGTTGACATGTGAGTCAAGATTTTGCAAAGTAGCACTCGAAATTTAGAAACATTGATTAATCACACAGTTAGATGTGCTGGTCGATGTCAAAGAAATTATATAAATACATGGAACCGGAAAACGGATTTCCAAATCTTTTAAGAAAAGGCAGTGGATTATTATGAAAAAGACTCTAGTAGCGTTATCAGTATTAGCAGCATCAGCTGGTTCAGCACAAGCATTTGAACTATACAACCAAGATGGTGTTACAGTTGACATGGGCGGCGACATTGAAGTTGTTTACCTACAGGGTACTGCTGACGGTGACGATTTACACCAAGATATCCAAGACGCAGATGTTAAGTTTGATGTTCGTTACGCTGTAAATGATGATCTACAATTTGGTGGTTTCTTTGAGCTTCAAGATACTGGTTCAAACATGGGTGATGCATATGTAGCACTTTACTCTGATTCTATGGGTTCAATTAAAGTTGGTCGTACTTGTACAGCACTTGATGATGCGGGTATCGGTTCAGATTACCAATTTGGTATCACGACATTCTTCAGTGGTTCAGATATGTTCTGTAGTGATGAAGTTATTCGTTGGGACCTTGATAAAGAAAGCTTCTACGCAACAGTTGCTCTTGCTCAAGATAAAACAGGTACAGATGCTGATTATGCAGAAGGTTCTTCTGATGTTGGTACAGATGCAACTTACTTTGATGCTCGTGTTGGTTACCGTGTAGCTGATTTTGATTTTACAGTTCTAGGTGGTTCTGGTGAAACTGATGCTAAAAACACTGAAACACTTTTAGGCGCAGAAGCTCGCTTCAATGGTGTTGAAAACCTAGGTTTAGCTGCTGCAGTTTACACTCTAGATAACGAAGCAGTTAAAACAACTACTTTTGGTCTTTCTGCTACTTACCAACTTGAGAAAGTTGCTCTAGCAACAGGTATCAGCTTATCTTCTGATGATGTTGATGCAAATGATGACATCAACGCTTGGTACCTAAATGCAGGTTACCCAATTGCTCCAAACACAACAGCTTATGCTGAAGTTGGTGGCAATAGTGAAGATAACAGCCAAACTGGCGTTGCTGTAGGTGTTAAAGCATCATTCTAATCTTAGTTAATTAAGATATAATTGAACCACCCTTATATAGGGTGGTTTTTTTTAGCTATTATATTTAAGGAACAGATAATGAAAGGAAAGGTTGTTTTATTAGGGCTGCTATTTGCATCATCACTACAAGCGGCAACAATAACACCCAAAAAAGGGATAGAGATTCTTTTTGTCGATGGGGTTAAAGTAGAAGAAAAGCGAGAAAAAATTACTTTAGATGCTAAAACTACACAATTAATGTTGAGATATAGTAAGCAAGTAGGTAATGGTAATACTAAGAAAATTTTTGATTCTGCTCCATTTATTATCACAATTAATGTTCCAGATAGCGATCTCACTGTTAATGCGCCAAAAGTTTATAGTTATGAAAAAGCAAAGAGAGAGTTTAAAACTGCACCTGAGTGGTTAATTACTGATAACAAAGATAATGAAATTAATTATAGACAAGAAAAATTAAAGCCAAACGACGGTTTTATGCCTTATTACGATCTTGAAGTGATGCTTGAAAAGTACAACCAAGATAAGGGTATTATTTTTGGTTCTTCTTCTGCGTTAGTAACAGCATCTAAGTCGACAGAAAAAGGCAATAATTCAGAAAATGCTAAGCTTTCAAACCTAAGTCAGCTTCAATCTCTTTACCTAAAAACAAATAAAGAAGAGCGTAAAGCCTTTCAAAAGTGGATCATAGATCACAATTAATTTTATTACAGATCTGATTATTAGCTTAATATATTAATAGCTAAGTGATTTTTTAAAGAATTGCTTAGCTTTTTTTTGTGTGTATTAAAGTAAAATACAGCAGATATCAAATAACGCCCCAACAAGAATACTTTTACCTTTTTTTATACTGAGAGTGCTTTCCGAAAAAGGGTTTTTCGATCTTTTTCTGTTGCTTGCACTGTTTTGTTTTATATTTATTTATATTTATCCGCGTGATCTGTGTCTCAAATTTACGCCGTACCTTATAACTTGTTGTATTAGAACTCTTTATTATTTTTTACTTTCCTTGACTTTCTCCGTTGACATCAAGATAAATCTTGAGCAAAGTATGCTCCAGATTTAAAGACATCACGAGTTGCACAATAAGATGTGGCCGTAATGGAATATAAAATAGGGAACCGGAAATCGGATTTCCAAATCTTTCTAAGAAAAGGCAGTGGATTTATTATGAAAAAGACTCTTATAGCACTTGCAATCGCAAGTATTTCAACTTCAGCATTTGCTGTTCAAACTAGCAGCCAAAACAGCAAAAATGAAGATATGTTTGCATTTGACTCTATGCATAAAGATCAATTTTCAGTATCTGGTTCTGTTGGCGCTGGTGGTTACTACGACACTGGTACTAAAGCATTTTATGATGATTGGGCTACTGGCCTAACTCTAGCAGTTAACTACCGTAACAATCGTATCGTTGGTTACTTTGAAACAGACCTTATGTTGAACTACACAACAGACAGTGCAACTAAGCATGCATCTTCTACAGAGAAGAACTCTGGACCAGCAACAGACGTAGATAAAGCTTGGTTAGGTTTTGATACTGGTTACGGTATTGCATCTTTTGGTTGGGAAAATGATACAGCCTTAGATAAAGTTGACGGCGCTGGCGACAACACATACGAGTTCGGTGCTTCTGCAGGTGATGCGTCAGATGCATTTAACGTACTTAAGTTCCAAGGTGCTACAAGCGGTTTTGCATACGGTGTGTCTTACTTTGAAACTGATGATGACCACAGTGCTGGTGATAAAGGCTTCAATGGTTATGTAGGTGTTGAGCAAGAAATCTACAACCTTTATGTAGGTTACGAAACTCGTGATGCTGCTGATTACAGTGTAATTTCTGTATCTGGTAACGTGAAATTTGGTGACGTTAAATTAGGTGCTAACGTATGGTCTGATAACGGCGACAAAGGTGACCTAACAGGTACAAATGCTACTGATAAGACAGATGTAGGTTACTACCTATCTGTGGGTTATGCATTAAACGAAGAGCTAACTTTAGCCGCGGGTTATGCAGCTAATACAGTAGAAGAAAATAATGCAAGCGACCTTGATCGTTCTTACATGAACGTTGCAGCTATGTACACAATGGCTAAAAACATGGACATGGGTATCGACGTACGTCAAGATCTAGACATGGGCGAAGGCAACGAGGAAGAAACTTACGTATTCGCAGCAGCGTACTACTACTTCTAATCTCTTGATTTAAAGTAAGCTGAATTATTAAGCCAGTCATAACGACTGGCTTTTTTTCGTCTGAATAAAAATAAAATATTAGAGTATTTATTAAACTTTTCACTGCATTAAAACTTTCTTTAAAAAAAATGATCTTTTTTGTTGAAATAAAACCACAGTTTGATAATGTGTTTACAAGGTTAAAAACAAAATCAATTTGTTACTAAAGGTTTATAATTATGCGTATTCAAGGTCTGAACATTCATCACCACCATCATCCTGAGTAGTCTTTCGGGAGGATATGCATATCCGGGAAGGCAATTAGAATTTCCTTCCGGTGAATACAATTTCAAACCCTCGGAAGGTAAAACTTCTGAGGGTTTTTTCGTTTTATGACCAAATAATTGAGCAATTGATAGTTAACAACAAATTTAGAATTACATTTTTACAAGGAAGAAATTATGTCAGCACAACGTCTACGCATCGCGATTCAAAAGAAAGGCCGTTTATCTAAAGAGTGCCAAGAGCTATTCAAACGCTGTGGCATGAAATTTAATATCTCAGGCGAGCGCTTAGTGGTTCATTCTGAAAATATGCCAATTGATTTATTGTTAGTTCGTGATGATGATATACCAAGCCTAATCATGGATGGTGTGGTTGATTTAGGTGTGATTGGTGAAAACGAATTAGAAGAAGTGCGTTTAGAGCGTAAAGCGTTGGGTGAGCCTTCAGCATTTACTACGCTACGTCGCTTAGATTTTGGTGGTTGTCGTTTATCTATCGCTATCGATAAAGATGAAACCTACAACGGCCCACAAGATCTTGCAGGTAAACGTATCGCAACGACTTACCCACAACTACTTAAAAGCTTTATGGATGAGCAAAATATCCCATTCTCTACTTGTATTCTAAACGGCTCTGTTGAAGTTGCCCCACGTGCAGGCCTTTCTGATGCAATTGCCGATTTAGTATCAACAGGCGCAACGCTTGAAGCAAATGGCTTAAAAGAAGCTGAAGTGATTTTCCGCTCTAAAGCAACGCTAATTCAACGTGAAGGCGAGTTCGATGCAGATAAAGCAGCACTAATTGAAAAGCTACTGACACGCATGCAAGGTTGTATTCAAGCCAAAGAATCTAAATACATCATGCTACACGCGCCAACAGATAAGCTAGAAGCGATTAAATCATTACTGCCAGGTGCTGAAGACCCAACGGTACTTCCTCTATCAAGTGATGGTGCAAAAGTAGCGGTTCACCTAGTAAGTACTGAAAATCTATTCTGGGAAACAATGGAGCAACTAAAAGCACTGGGTGCGAGCTCTATTCTTGTATTGCCAATTGAGAAGATGATGGAGTAACCATTATGAAAACCCTAGTTTGGCAATCACTTAGTGACTCACAGCAAGATACTGTCTTACAACGTCCTGCTATTACCGAAGGTGCAAATATTACCGCAGCGGTAACTAGCGTGATTAATACCGTAAAACAAGACGGTGATGCTGGTGTGTTAGCGTTGACTGAAAAGTTTGATGGTGTGAAACCTGAATCAATTCGAGTTTCTAAATCAGAGATTGATGCGGCAAGTGAACGTTTATCTGAAGAGATGAAAGCGGCGCTACAACAAGCGTATAGTAATATCTCTAAATTTCACAAAGCTCAAAAACCGCAACCAATTAAAGTAGAAACACAGCCAGGTGTGGTGTGTGAACAAATCACGATGCCGATCAACAAAGTCGGTTTGTATATTCCAGGTGGCAGTGCACCATTGCCTTCAACGGTATTAATGTTAGGTATTCCTGCTCAAATCGCGGGTTGTCATAAAGTGGTTCTAT from the Aliivibrio wodanis genome contains:
- the ompH gene encoding porin-like protein H; translation: MKKTLVALSVLAASAGSAQAFELYNQDGVTVDMGGDIEVVYLQGTADGDDLHQDIQDADVKFDVRYAVNDDLQFGGFFELQDTGSNMGDAYVALYSDSMGSIKVGRTCTALDDAGIGSDYQFGITTFFSGSDMFCSDEVIRWDLDKESFYATVALAQDKTGTDADYAEGSSDVGTDATYFDARVGYRVADFDFTVLGGSGETDAKNTETLLGAEARFNGVENLGLAAAVYTLDNEAVKTTTFGLSATYQLEKVALATGISLSSDDVDANDDINAWYLNAGYPIAPNTTAYAEVGGNSEDNSQTGVAVGVKASF
- a CDS encoding putative outer membrane protein; amino-acid sequence: MKKTLIALAIASISTSAFAVQTSSQNSKNEDMFAFDSMHKDQFSVSGSVGAGGYYDTGTKAFYDDWATGLTLAVNYRNNRIVGYFETDLMLNYTTDSATKHASSTEKNSGPATDVDKAWLGFDTGYGIASFGWENDTALDKVDGAGDNTYEFGASAGDASDAFNVLKFQGATSGFAYGVSYFETDDDHSAGDKGFNGYVGVEQEIYNLYVGYETRDAADYSVISVSGNVKFGDVKLGANVWSDNGDKGDLTGTNATDKTDVGYYLSVGYALNEELTLAAGYAANTVEENNASDLDRSYMNVAAMYTMAKNMDMGIDVRQDLDMGEGNEEETYVFAAAYYYF
- a CDS encoding membrane protein; protein product: MEFLEPSTLIVLGLVAFIAGFIDAVAGGGGMLTVPALLSIGLPPHIALGTNKLAATFASSTAALTYFKKKLFDPTFWKASFIATLCGAIFGTLLVNYISTEWLEKGLPLVILCAAIYTIWPTQIASENNQLPEVTPKLKRQQTIQGLILGFYDGVAGPGTGAFWTVSSMAMYRLNILLASGLAKAMNFTSNFTSLVTFAILGHINWALGLTMGICLMAGAFIGAHSAIRFGSKFIRPVFVTVVCILAVKLALDAWF
- a CDS encoding putative exported protein, translated to MKGKVVLLGLLFASSLQAATITPKKGIEILFVDGVKVEEKREKITLDAKTTQLMLRYSKQVGNGNTKKIFDSAPFIITINVPDSDLTVNAPKVYSYEKAKREFKTAPEWLITDNKDNEINYRQEKLKPNDGFMPYYDLEVMLEKYNQDKGIIFGSSSALVTASKSTEKGNNSENAKLSNLSQLQSLYLKTNKEERKAFQKWIIDHN
- the hisG gene encoding ATP phosphoribosyltransferase, whose protein sequence is MSAQRLRIAIQKKGRLSKECQELFKRCGMKFNISGERLVVHSENMPIDLLLVRDDDIPSLIMDGVVDLGVIGENELEEVRLERKALGEPSAFTTLRRLDFGGCRLSIAIDKDETYNGPQDLAGKRIATTYPQLLKSFMDEQNIPFSTCILNGSVEVAPRAGLSDAIADLVSTGATLEANGLKEAEVIFRSKATLIQREGEFDADKAALIEKLLTRMQGCIQAKESKYIMLHAPTDKLEAIKSLLPGAEDPTVLPLSSDGAKVAVHLVSTENLFWETMEQLKALGASSILVLPIEKMME
- a CDS encoding probable ATP-dependent DNA helicase DinG → MLNKAVTDCIRESYKTLQDQLPGFIPRRAQNYLVAEITKSLAGEYSDTHRMIVAEAGTGIGKSLAYLLSVIPFAKLNNKKVVISTATVALQEQLAHKDLPFYRRISPLPFSFIIAKGRQRYCCNHKLALLVETNHEEDKQAALFTEKPKKKDLDLLRRMYKALFEGKWDGDIDSWPTTIPSSIWQSIVSDKYSCHNGLPMHRDCAFQKAREHLDKADVVIANHSLVMADIDLGGGVVLSEPEQTIYIFDEAHHLPNVAREHSSAAASLKGTSSWLESLNKSVSKFCNLADQKRVNRFQNTLHDNLQELIPSLNQLSKQFDPTLFNSDGIYRFEHGEIPTWLAEQSKDLKDISTKTNQALAKISDLISERMKDGELAPRMAEPALAEMGFYLQRLENLAQVWFLMAKPNSDKGAPLARWLEKSKDREGDVVINVSPLEVGWQLDQNLWSRAAGAVIVSATMRALNSYSFFCRQAGISEKPEDGVRFLSLASPFNYQENAQLVIPKLPMEPSAPGFTDLLIEELPFYLADQASSLVLFSSYWQMNKVAEGIEGITKKHGWSLLIQGKESRQEILKKHKKLCETNKISILFGTGSFSEGLDLPGNLLTNLIITKIPFGVPTSPVEEAHSEYIESRGGNPFMQISIPEASKKLIQSVGRLLRKEEDSGRVVLLDRRVITKRYGKALLDALPPFKRVIE